The proteins below are encoded in one region of Acidobacteriota bacterium:
- a CDS encoding GAF domain-containing protein: MGKRGGLSISGYSPEYRFKLIYFLISVLPLAGLAYVVVAYVYPALPPEERGMIYIGIPAAAVLLTFLSVLGYIILLRDIRGAISRLSDYATRVSALLSVSQSLALAYHLDVVLERIVRAATAIVGAEAGTIFFLDPEGENLLFKVATGEEGKRIQGLALRLGQGIAGWVGLHGEPLIVNDVTTDTRFDPSFDEITGFKTRSAIAAPILFQGKVIGVIELLNKEEGKFAPDDLEMLESLAGQAAISIKNAELYEAQQNYFTYGTELIVTASEQAVSWRNHLRNVAKYSTLIARKLNLGDEERKLIYFAALLHDIGMMRIPRVPVVDREKVKEHPVVGEKMVSPIILFKKTAPLIRHHHERYDGSGYPDGLKGVQIPRGSRIIAVAEVFDAIANKDSYSYKGVEVAKRELKLNAGTQFDPHIVNAFLSILEEQPGIVVE, from the coding sequence TGTGGTGGTGGCTTATGTATATCCCGCCCTCCCACCTGAGGAACGGGGTATGATATATATTGGCATCCCGGCGGCGGCGGTTCTTCTTACCTTCCTTTCGGTATTGGGGTATATCATTCTCCTTAGAGATATAAGAGGGGCTATCTCGCGACTTTCCGATTATGCCACTCGGGTATCGGCGCTTCTTTCCGTCTCCCAGTCCTTAGCCCTTGCCTATCATTTAGATGTGGTGCTCGAGCGGATCGTGCGGGCAGCTACTGCCATTGTAGGTGCCGAGGCGGGTACTATCTTCTTCCTTGATCCTGAGGGCGAAAACCTGCTCTTCAAGGTGGCAACTGGTGAAGAGGGGAAGAGGATCCAAGGGCTTGCCCTTCGATTGGGACAGGGGATCGCTGGTTGGGTGGGGCTTCATGGAGAGCCCCTGATAGTGAACGATGTGACCACCGATACCAGGTTCGATCCCAGTTTCGACGAGATAACCGGATTTAAGACCCGTTCTGCTATCGCTGCCCCCATTCTCTTTCAGGGAAAGGTTATTGGGGTGATAGAGCTTCTCAATAAAGAGGAGGGGAAGTTTGCCCCTGATGATCTGGAGATGCTTGAAAGCTTGGCAGGGCAAGCGGCGATATCGATAAAGAACGCTGAGCTTTACGAAGCACAACAAAACTACTTTACTTATGGCACCGAGCTTATCGTAACCGCTTCGGAGCAGGCAGTTAGTTGGCGGAACCATCTGCGCAATGTAGCCAAATATTCCACTCTGATCGCCAGGAAGCTGAATTTAGGCGATGAGGAGAGAAAGTTGATCTACTTTGCCGCTCTTCTTCACGATATCGGGATGATGAGGATCCCGCGAGTGCCAGTGGTTGATAGGGAGAAGGTAAAAGAGCATCCGGTGGTGGGGGAAAAGATGGTTTCGCCGATCATTCTATTCAAGAAAACCGCCCCTCTCATCAGACATCACCATGAGCGCTACGATGGGAGTGGCTATCCTGATGGACTCAAAGGGGTACAAATCCCTCGTGGTTCTCGGATAATTGCCGTTGCTGAAGTATTCGACGCCATCGCCAATAAGGATTCCTATAGCTATAAGGGGGTTGAGGTAGCGAAGAGGGAGCTCAAGCTCAATGCGGGTACCCAGTTCGATCCTCACATCGTCAACGCCTTCCTCTCTATCCTTGAGGAACAGCCAGGGATAGTTGTAGAATAA